The Desulfobaccales bacterium nucleotide sequence GCCGATGCCGACGAGATCGAGGAATACTACCCGGAGGAGGACGCCACCCTGACGGAGGTCCCGGCCAGCCCCAAAGCGCCGGTCTCGCCGCGCCAGTTTTTCAAAAGCGATCTCGACGGTTAGGCTTGCCTTGCCCGGCCGCTTCGGTTACAGTATGCCTGAACACGGCGGCGGTACTCAGCCGATGGCAGGCTGGCGGTGTGAGTTCGGCCTGCCCGAGGCGTGAGGTCCCTTGGTGAGGCCACCGGTGCGGTGCCGGCCGTCGTCCCCCTGCCCGGTTCGTTTTTCATCAAAGAGGCCTGATTTTCCATGCGTGACATCCATGTGAAGGACATCATCGCGGCCGTCAAGCAGGCCGCTATTACCGCCAATTACGTCATCGGCCCGGACCTGCTGGCCGCCTTCCAGCGCGGCCTCACCGAGGAGGAGTCCCCCAGCGGCCGGGAGATCTTCCGTCAGCTCATCGAAAACGCCAGGATAGCCGATACGGAGTGTGTGCCCCTGTGCCAGGACTGTGGCCTCACCGTCATCTTCGCCGAGGTGGGCCAGGAAGTACACATCGTGGGCGGAGACTTTGAGGCGGCGCTGCAGGAGGGGGTGCGCCAGGGCTATCAGGAGGGCTATCTGCGCAAGTCCGTCTGCCATCCCCTCAGCCGCACAAATACCGGCGACAACACCCCCGCGGTGATCCACACCGAGATTGTGCCCGGCGACCGCCTCAAGCTCTGGGTGGTCCCCAAGGGTGGGGGCAGCGAAAACATGAGTCGCCTCTTCATGCTCAAGCCGGCCCAGGGCTGGGAGGGGATCAAGGAGGCGGTGGTCACCACCGTGCGGGAGGCCGGGCCCAACGCCTGCCCCCCCTACATCGTCGGGGTGGGCATCGGCGGCAACTTCGAGCGCGCCGCTCTCTTGGCCAAAAAATCCCTCTTGCGGGAGCTGGGAAGCACCAACCCCGACCCGGACCTGGCGGCCCGGGAGGAGGATCTCCTTAAGGCCATCAACGACCTGGGAATCGGCCCCCAGGGACTGGGCGGCCGCCTCACCGCCCTGGGGGTGCATCTCCTCATGCAGCCCTGCCACATCGCCAGTCTGCCGGTGGCGGTGAATATCCAATGCCATTCCTCCCGGCACCGGGAAGTGGAGCTGTAAAGCCCGCCTCCGGCGGCCAGAGAAACTGATTTGAGGGAAACATGCCCAAAGATGTCCGGTTGAGCCCCCCTCTCACCGCTGCCGATGTCTGCGCCCTGGAGATCGGCGACCGGGTGCTGGTGAGCGGGGTGATATACACCGCCCGGGATGCCGCCCACCGGCGCCTCATGGAGCTGCTGGCCGCCGGCCGGCCCCTGCCCGTGGACCTGAAAGGCCAGATCCTCTATTATGTGGGGCCCTCGCCCGCCCGGCCCGGCCGGGTCATCGGCGCCGCCGGCCCCACCACTGCCACCCGCATGGATGTCTATACCCCCACCTTGCTGAAGCTGGGGCTCAAAGCCATGATCGGCAAGGGCCGCCGCAGCCCCGAGGTCATCGCCGCCCTGAAGGAGTATCAGGCGGTGTACTTGGGCGCCACCGGCGGGGCCGGGGCTCTGATTTCCCAATGCATCAAGGCGGCGGAGGTGGTGGCCTTCGAGGATCTGGGACCCGAGGCCATCCACCGCCTGGTGGTGGAGGATCTGCCCACCATTGTCATCAACGACTGTGCCGGTCGGGATCTGTATGATGAGGGGCTGAAACAGTATGCCCGCACGGCCTGAGGCCGACGGACCGCTTCCCCCTCCTGCCAGGGGCGGCACAATATGCTTTGCGATGGCTGCGTCCTATTTCAGCTCTGAACCTCCGGCCGCTGGGCCGGCGACTCCCTGAGAGCCGACACCGTATGCCCCCCGATTTGGACAAGATCGCCGCCCGGGTCAGGGAAAAGCGGGAATCCTTCCGGGAATACCGCTTCACCGAACTGGAAAACGACGCCATCAAGACCTTCTTCGACCTGGCCCAGGAATACGAGACCCTGGACAACTTCTACCGGGTGGTGGTGACGGTCCTGAAGGAATTCTTCGGGTGGGAGACCCGCCTCTACCTCCTGCGCCAGGACGGCCTGCTGGAAATCGTGGTGGACAGCCGGGAGGGGCTCCTGCCGCACCGTCCACCGGCCCCGGCCCACATCCAATTGGCCGGCCAGGCTTACGGCGTCAACGATGCCTGGCTGGTGCCCATCCGGGGCAACCTGCTCTTGGTGGAGCGCCTGCCCTTCTACGCCAAGGAGCAGCTCATCGGCATGCTGGAGGTCGCCCCCGCCTCCACCCTCTCCGAACATAACCGCTTCTTCCTGGAGAAATACGCCAACCGCCTGGGCTACAACCTGCACTCCAAGGTCATCTACTGGCAGAACATCCAGCACATCCGCTTCATCAACAGCCTGGTGGCGGATATTGAGCACAATGTCATCGTGCCCAATATCACCCTGAGCCTGTATCTGCGCCACCTCCGGGACAAGATCCGCACCCTGGAGGAGCTGGAGTGCGCCTGTGAGATCCGCACCGAGAAGTGCGAGAAATTCCCGGAGGCCCAGGTTACCTTCCGCAACCTGATCCAGGGCCTGAAAGACGATTACCAAACCCTGGAGCAGCAATATAAAGGTATCAGCCTGTTCATTGAGTCGCTCTTTCGGCCCTCCCATTTCCAGCGGGGCCATCTGGTGCTCAGGCGCCGGCCCCACCGGGTAATGAGCGACATCATCCAGCCCCAGCTGCAGCTCTTTCTCCCCCGCCTGAAAGAACGGGGCATCGAGATTGACGTGGCTCTGGGGGGCGTGCCCGACGAAGAGATTCTCCTGTCCGTGGACAAAGGCCTCATGGCCCAGGTGTATGCCAATCTCTTCTCCAACGCGGTGAAATACACCCGTCCCAATCACGAGGGCCGCAAATATATCTCCTTCGGCCGGGAGATCCTGCGGGACTATTTCGGGCCGGGGAAACACGGCTGCAAGTTCAACGTCTTTTCCACCGGCCCCCACATCCCGCCGGAGGATGTGCCTTATATCTTTGAGGAGGGGTATCGAGGGCACAATATCAACGGCGAGGTGGGCACCGGCCGGGGCCTCTATTTTGTGCGCAACGTCATCGAGACCCACGGCGGCCAGGTGGGCTATGAACCCACCCATGGCGGCAACAATTTTTATTTCATCTTGCCGATGATGGAAGTGCCGGAAGCGCCTTACGCCGCCGGCTTGACCGCCGGCGAAGCGTGAAGGCCTCCGGGACCGTGACCGGCTCAAGCTGAAGGGAGCTGAGATCGTCGAAGAGGGACCGCCAAGGCATCCCTTCCCTGCTCATTCGCGCAAGAAAACCGCTGGGGTTCATAGGCAAGCCGTGCCCTGGCCTGCCACCTGCCTGACCCGGGAAACGCCATGTCCATCAAGTATCTGGCCCAGGAACTTTACCGCCTCAGCCGGCGGGTGGATGAGCTGGAAAAACAGCTGCGAAGCTTCCGGGAGCGGGGCGAACCTTCCCCCGAGTGGAGCCGCCTGGAGGCCGAGCTGGCCGAGGCCGTCAAAGAACGGGACCGCCTGCGGGCCGTCCTGGAGGCCAAAAAGGAAAAGCCGCTAATCTGAGGCCTTCGGGGAGCGCGGCCCGGAGTGAGGGAAAAGGGCTGTTGTTAATGCCCACGAGCCCCTGGTCTTAAATGCCCAAAATATAAGGGGGGTGGGGAGGGGAGTTTGAGGGGAGGGCGGGGGGTCCACTGACCCCCCGGCCCTCCCCTCAAAGATCACTCATGCCACGGTCTCAGCACAGCCAGCAGCCGGCCTCCCGGATCTGTTCATACCATTTCTGCAGGAGCGGCCCCCGGTCCTTCTTGGTGAGAAACAGCAGCCTGAGCACCTGGCTCATGTCGATAAAACCGGCGAAATAGGCGTATTTCACCAGGTTTTCCAGATTTTCCGGCGAGAATTCCCGGGCCTTTTCCGGCACCCGCTCCCAGAAATCCTCCGCCTGGATGATCTCCTTCACCCGCTGGTAATGCTCTTGTAACTGCTCCAAAGTCGGGGTCGTCACCGAACTGACCTCAGCCATCGCGTCGTGCCCCCGGCTGTGAAGTGAACCCTCTCCCGGGGAGAGGCGCGGGATCATCCCCTTCCCCCGCCTTCCCTTATAAGTCCTAATAATTTTTGGCAAATAGCAGTCAAGAGTTTGATGGTTAAAATGTGGATCCAAGGAGCTGGGGGAGGGGAACAGGATTCCGCAATTCCTGGCCCCTCTCCTTCATCTCACATTCCTTCCCTGGTTGATAGCACCTCCCGGGCCCGCCGGGCCGCCTTCTGCCCCTCCAGGATGGCCGCCTCCACACAGGGGAGGCCCGCCAGATCGGAGTGGGCCAGGATCAGGCGGCCTTTCACCGGTCGGGGCCGCCCCTCCTTCTTGAGCAGGGTGAGAAAACCGGGATAGGGCACCACCTGGGCATGCCCGAAGCGGTAGAGCCGCACCTCCTCCACCGCGGCCGCCGCGGCCGGAAACCGCCGGGCCACCGCCTGAAGCAGCCGCTCAGCCTGCACTTCCGCCGGCTGGTCCAGAAGCTCCCGCCGGCCCGTGGGGAAGGGCTGGGGCGCATAGAGCACCATGGCCTTTCGGGTCCGGGCCTCTGCCCGCCGGGGAGAGAGGATGAAATCCGAGAAGGCCTCCTCCTCCATCATCCAGTTCTCATAGCCCGGGGCCTGGATCTCCAAAGGGCCGAGCAGGGCCGCCACCACATAGCTGCTGTAGCGGAAATGGCGGAAATCCTCCGCCGGCCAGCCAGCCTCCGGGGGCAGGAGGTGCTGCATGGCGAATTTGCCGCCCGCCAGGATCGCCACCTGGGCCTCCACGCAGAGGGCCTCCCCCCTCGCCCCCCGGGCCAGGAGCCGGATTCGGTCCCGGCTGAAGCGCAGTCCCACCACCACCTGGCCCAACCGGGGGGCCCGGGGGAGAGCCGCCACCAGGGCCGTGACCAGGCGGGCGTTTCCCTCCGGAAAGGCCATGAGCCGGGCGCTGGTGGAAAATTCCGACATGAGAAAGCTCAGGCCCGCCCAGGCGGACACCTGGTGGGGCAGGGCCCCCAGGCAGGAGGCGCAATACGGGGCAAAGAAGGCGGTGGCCACCGGTGGGAGACCCCGCTCCCGCTCCAGATAATCCGCCAGCGACAGGCGGTCCAGCTCCGGGCGGCTGAACTCCTCCTCCCCCAAAGGATCCCATTCCTCCTCCCAGGCCGCCAGGTCCTCCGCCAGGCGCAGCAAGCCCTCCCGCACCGCCGGCGGGAAAGGCAGTTGGCGCACGCCGGCGGCACTGTAACAGTCCGGGAACCACTGGCCCCGGTAATACAGGGCGCTGGCCGGAGGCTCCACCACCGCGGCCTCCACATCGAGGCCCAGGTCCCGGTACCAGGCGGCCCAGGCCTCGGTCCAGGGGTAATAGGAGTAGGCCGAGCCCGCCGGATACGGAATCCCCTCATACTCTTCCGTGAGACAGACCCCCCCGGGGGCGGCTCCGGCCTCCAGCACCACCACTTCCCGGTCCCGGAGATGGTAGGCCGCGGTGAGGCCGGAAAGCCCGGCCCCCACCACCGCCACCTCCACCCTGAGGTCCGGCTGCTCCGGCCACGACCCGGGGCGTTCCCCGGGGGACAGGAAATACCGATGGCAGCTCCCCGCCGTCTCCCCCCGCCACTCCCGGATCAGGGTCTTGGCCATTCTCCGCGGTAATTGGTCACTTGGCTCCGTCATGGCCTCGTCGGGAGGCCGAAGGCTCTAAGGCGCCCTTATGACGCCGGGATAGGCCTTCGCCTTCGGCTGCTTGCGTCTCCTCACTCCTTGCGGTTGATCAGGGCCGCCAGATAGCCGGCCCCGAAGCCGTTGTCAATGTTCACCACCGCCACGCCGTTGGCGCAGGAGTTGAGCATGGCCAACAGCGCCGCCAGGCCCCCGAAACTGGCGCCATAGCCGATACTGGTGGGCACCGCCACCACCGGCCGGTCCACCAGGCCGGCCACCACGCTGGGAAGGGCCCCCTCCATGCCGGCCACCACCACAAAGACCCCGGCCTCCCGGAAGAGGTGGCGGTAAGAGAGGAGCCGGTGCAATCCGGCCACCCCGCAATCGTAAATGGTCTCCACCCGGTTGCCCATGATGCGGGCGGTGACCGCCGCCTCTTCCGCCACCGGGATGTCGGAGGTGCCGGCGCTGAGCACCAGCACCAACCCTCGGCCCCGGTCCGGGATCTCCCCCCGGCTTAAAGTGAGGGCTCCGGAAGCGGGATAATAGACGGCCGTCGGGAATTCCTCCTGCAGTTCCTCGGCCTGGGACGCTGCCAGCCGGGTCACCAGGATATGCGGCGACCGGGCCCACAGGGCATGCAGAATGGCCTTGAGCTGGGCGGTCTCCTTCCCCGGCGCAAACACCACCTCGGGAAAGCCCTGGCGCAGGGAGCGATGGTGGTCCACCCGGGCAAAGCCCAGATCCTCGAAGGGGAGGGCCCGCAGGCGCTCCACGGCCTCGGCCACCGTCAGGCGCCCGGCCTGCACCTCCTTTAAGATGTCCTCAATCTGCGTGGCATCCATGATGGTTAAACCGGTTCCCGGCCTGATGACCCCTTCCGGCCGGCGGCCCGTCAAAGCTAAAAATATACCATATCCCGGCGGGTCCGGCTCCTTGGCGGCATAAGGCGATCACTTTGGCGCCGCCGGCATGGGCGTAAGCCGGCCATCCGGCAACAGCCGGAAACGCCCACCCCGCCAGGTGACAGTGTTCCCTAAAAAGCTCAAGAGCCAAAATCCCACTGCCAGCAAGTCCTTCACGGGCACCAGCATCCACGCCGGCCCCGGGAGCCGCCCTTTCAGGCAGGCTTTCAGGGCGTAGCAGCTCAGCCCCAGGCGCAGCCCCACCGTGGCGGCCACCAACATGGCAGCCCAGCCCGCCCCGGCGCTCAGCCACCATCCCATCAGCGCAAAGAGCAGGGTATGGGTAATGCCATAAGCCAGATACCCTTTGGGCCGGCAGACCCGGTACGTCCGGCTCCAGCGGAGCTGGTGCAGCACATAGTCCTTCAGGCACATGTCAGGTGCCCCGGTCTCCACCACATAGGGGAGGAGATCCACCCCAAAGCCAGCCTGGCTTATGCGGTGTCCCAACTGATAATCATCCGCCAGATAATCCGCCAGGGGCGCAAAACCGCCGATGGCTTCGTAGGCCCGGCGAGTGAAGGCCATAGCCGCGCCCAGGGCGAAATCCACCCCCTGCACATACCGGGCCACCGCCACCGAGGGGATGAAATCCCCGGCGATGGCGAGGCTTTCCAGGGCCGCCCCCAGGCTGCGGGGCTCGCAGGCCCGATAGGGGCAGGAGACCAGTCCCATCCCTGGACGGGCCAAGGCGGCCGCCGCGGTGGCCAGGAAATCCCCGCCCACCTTGACATCGGCATCGGCAAGGACCAGGAGGTCGTAGCGGGCCAGGGGGGCCAATTGCTGCAAGATGCTCACCTTGGGGTTGAGGCCCCGCACCTCGGGACAAAGCACCACCTTCACCGGCACCCCTGAGTGGGCGGCGGCCAGCTCCCTTAAGTACTGCAGGGCCGGGTCCTGGGGGTCCGCCACCCCGAAGAGCACCTCATACGGGGCATACTCCTGGGTGAGGAAGCTCTCCAGGCACTCCCGCATCCCCGGCTCCCAGCCCTTCACCGGCTTGAAGACCGTCACCCCGGGTCCGGAGGTCGCGGCGAGACTGGGGGAGAGGGCAAAAAAGCGCCTCAGACAGATCCACGCCCCCACCTGATAGAGCAGGGACACCAGCCACAGGATGATGCAGAAAGTGAGCATCGCCGGGAATTCCCGTTAATTTATACTAAAGGAAGAGCCGATAACCAAGACAAAGGCGGCGCGCGGGAGGCATCACATGCCCCTGGAGGCAGTGCTCTTCGATCTCTACGGGACCCTGGTGGATATCTTCACCGATGAAGGGGACCCGGTGCTCTACCAGGAACTGAGCAAATTCCTGGGCTATTATGGCATCCGCCTGGCCCCCGAGGAACTGGCGGCCAAATACCAGGGGTATGCCGCCGCCCAGCTCCGGGAGCGCCCCAGCCCCTTCGGGGATATAGACGTCTATCAGGTGTTTGAAGCCATCCTCCTGGAGGGGCTGGGAAAGCAGCCGGAGCGCAGCCTGACTTTGGCCGTCGCCCGGCTTTTCCGCTCCTTGAGCCGCAAGCATTTCCGCCTCTTTCCCGATGCCCGGCCCGCCTTGGTGGAGCTGAAGCGGCGTTATCGCCTCGGCTTGGTCACCGACGCCCAGTGGGTCTTCAGCGAGCCGGAGATCCACATCTTGAAAATCAGCGATTTTTTTGACACCATCATCCTGTCCTCCCGCTATTTCGTCCGCAAACCCAGCCCCCAGATTTACGCCCACGCCCTGAAAGCCCTGTGGCTGAAGCCCTTCCAGGCGGTATATGTGGGAAATGACCTGGACAACGACGTTCCCGGGCCCCTGAGCCTGGGCATGCCGGTGGTATTGGTGGACCGGGGCACCCTGCCCCCGGAGACGCCGGTCCCCGTCCTTTCCGACCTCCGGGACCTTCCCTCCTTTCTGCAGACACGGTATAATAGCTGAAATTTCCCGGCGGCCCTCCTGCTAGCCGGACGGCTTTTGCCTGAAAGGAGAGAACATGAGCACCTCTGTGGCCTGGCGGGCCGATTACGACGCGGCCCTGGGGGAGGCCAAGAAGTCCGGCCGGCCCCTGGTGGTGGAATTTTACCTGGAGGGCTGCCCCCATTGCCGGCGCCTGGCCGAGGAAACCCACACTGACGCCCGGGTGGCCGCCGCCTTGAATGACCGCTTTGTGCCGGTGCGCCTGGAGGGTCGCCAGCACATGGACCTGGTGCAGAAATTCGGCGTCCGGGGAGCGCCCACCACCCTGATCGTGGACGCCACCGGCAAGGAGATGGCCCGCCTCGTGGGGTTTCATACCCCGGAAGAGTATCTGGCGGAGCTCAACAAAGCGGCCTGACTTGCCGTCCCGGGTGGAAGGCGGCTTCCGAGGGGCAGTCCTGCCGCCACGCCGGCCGCCGCCATCCGGAAGGGATGCCTCGGGGACCGGTCAGGAAGCCGACAGTCGGGCCCCAGGCGGCTGAAGGCGATGAGATGGGAATGGGGGAGTGCCGGAGCCGCCGGTGGAGATGCAGTCAGGGGGGGAAATGATGACCAGCACCAACAGACCGGAATCTGCGTTTTTTTCTGGCGTGCGCGCCATCCTGCTGGCGGCGCTACTGTCGGCTCTTTTGGGCGCGCCGGCGGTGCGGGCAGCCGACGACGACGAGGGCCTGGTGACCGCCAAGGCCTTTGTCATCATGGATGCCAAGACCGGCCGCACCCTCCTGGCCCTCAACCCCCACCTCATGCTGCCCCCGGCCAGCACTCTGAAGGTCATGACCGCCCTGATGGTGATGGAGCGGCTGCGGTTGGACGACAAGGTCACGGTGAGCCCCTATGCCGCCGCCGCGCCGGCCTCCAAGATCAACTTGCAGCCGGGGGAAACCCTCACTGTCCGTGACCTGTTGTATGCCTTGCTGTTGTCCTCGGCCAACGACGGCGCGAGGGCCCTGGCGGAGAAGATCAGCGGCAGTGAGGAGGCCTTCGCAGCCGAGGCCACCCGCCAGATGCGGGCCTGGGGGGCCTACCGCACCCGGCTGGCCACCGCCAACGGCCTGCCGGCCGAAGGGCAGTACTCCACCGCCGAGGATCTGGCCCTGCTCTTCCGCCGGGCCATCCAGCACCCGGAGCTGGCCAAGATCATGGCCACCAAGTACTACACCATCCCCGGCGACCGGGAACTGCGGAATCACGACCGCTTCCTCTTCACCACCCCCCTGGCCCAGGGCGGCAAGACCGGTTTTACCCGGGCTTCCCGGCACACCTATGTGGGCCGCTTCAAAAATGGCGATCAGGAAATCATCATCGCCATGTTGGGGAGCTCCCAGAAATGGGCCGACATGCGCACCCTCATCGAAAAAGGCTTTGAACTGAGCGGCGCCCCCATCGCCAAAATGGAGCCCCTGGAAGAGCGCCTGTGGTTTGCCAAGAAGCACACCGGTCGGTATGCCCAGGCGGCGGTGCGTTCCAAATCCAAGCGGAGCAAAGCCAAAGTGGTGACCGCCTCCATCACCGGCAGCGGCAGCAAGAAGCTCAACACCACCCGGAAAAAGAAAGCCTCCCGTTACAAAGGGGGATCGTAAGGACGTGAAGGGGCTGTTCAACAAGGTGCGCAACACCGTCACCCGGCAGCGCTATGTGGTCTCCACCATCAAGAAGGCGGAGGGTCTCTACGAGACCGCGGTCTTCGAGGCCACCTTCTTTTATTTCCCCAAAAGCCTCTCCAAGCCTGCGGTGGCCAAGGAGACCCACACCAAAGACGAGGCCTGGGACCTGCATTATGAAGTGGTGGCCCGCCTGGCCACCGAATATCCCCCCCGCCTCTTCCAGGAACTCAAGAAATAGCCTGAGGCCGGGCCGCCTCTGATTAAGCCTTTCGGGGCCTCCGCTTTCTGGTTCCCTCTCGAAACCGGGCCATCGGGACTTGGGGGCGCCTCCTGGGTGTGCCCCGGCCTGGGTCCATTCTCCGCCTTGCCATCCTCTCGGCTCTGCTCAGCAAACGAACGCCACCTCGGATGAGGCCAGCGTCCTTCCCTCAAGCTCTTTTCTGGGATGACCTTGGCGGGAAAGGGCCTGCCCGGGAAGGCCGCCGGTCATTTTCCCCTGCCAGCGCGCAGCGTTTATGCTATAGTCTGAGACTTACGCCCGGACGCTGATTTATGTGCCCAGTCCACCCCTTACTGAGACGTTTGGCCCTGCCGGCGGGACTTCTGGCCCTGGCCTGGATTCTCCCGGCCTCGGGGCTCCTCAACCCTTACGTGGTCCAGGTCTTAATGTATGTGGGGATCAACATGATCCTCACCCTGTCATTGAACCTGGTCAACGGCTACATGGGGGAATTCTCCGTGGGCCATGCCGGCTTCATGGCCGTGGGGGCCTACACCGCCTCGGTGCTCACGGTCTGGGTGGTCCCGGCCTTCCTGGCGCCCTGGCTCTTCCCGGCGGTGCTCCTGGTGGGCGGGGCATCAGCGGCCCTCTCCGGCCTGGTGGTGGCCTTCCCCTCCTTTCGCACCCGGGGGGACTACCTGGCCATCGTCACCCTGGCCTTTAACATGATCGTCAAAAGCGCCTTGGAAAACCTGGAGGTCCTGGGGGGCCCGCGGGGTTTTCTCGGCATGCCCCGCCTCACCACCCTCCCCTGGGTGGTGGCCGTGGTCCTTGTTACCCTGGTCCTTTGCCGCCATCTGGTCTATTCCAACTTCGGCCGGGGGGTAGTGGCCATCCGGGAGGATGAAGTGGCCGCCTCCCTGACCTCGGTGGACACCCGGCGGGTGAAGCTCTATGCCTTCCTGGTCTCCGCCTTCCTGGCCGGCGTGGCAGGCGGCCTCTACGCCCACGTGCTGCAGTTCATCAACCCCCGCAGCTTTTCCATCCTCAAATCCACGGACATGCTGGTCATGGTCTATCTGGGGGGCGTGGGCTCACTGATGGGTTCCCTCTTGGGCGCCACCCTCTTCACCGTGCTCCTGGAGTTGCTGCGGCCCCTGGGACTGTGGCGCTGGGTGGTGGGGCCGCTGCTCCTGGTGTTGCTCATGATCTTCCGGCCCCAGGGTCTCATGGGGTTTCGGGATCCCCGCTGGCTGAAAGAGGAGGAACTGCCGCCCCGGCCGGCCTGAGGCGGCCTCGGATGCGCACGATGACCGCGATCTTGGAAATTCACGACCTGACCCACCATTTCGGGGGCCTCTGTGCCCTGTCGGGCTTTTCCCTCAGCCTTTCCCCCGGGGAGCTGGCGGGCCTCATCGGCCCCAACGGCGCCGGCAAAACTACCGTCTTCAATCTCATCAGCGGAATCTACCGGCCCACCTCAGGCTCCATCCGCTTTTTGGGGGAGGAGATCACCGCCTGGCCCAGCCACCGCATCACCGCTGCGGGGATCGCCCGCACTTTCCAAAATATCCGGCTGTTTAAGGAGATGAGCGCCCTGGACAACGTCCGGTTGGGGGCCTTTGCCCGGCATGATTACAGCCTCCTGGAAGCCCTGTGCCGCCGGGGTCGCTTCCAGGCTGAGGAACGCCGTTGGCGGGAAGAGGCCCTGACCCTCCTGGAGCGCCTGAATCTGGCGCATTATGCCCATGTTCCGGCCCGGAACCTGCCCTACGGCGAACAGCGCCGCCTGGAGATCGCCCGGGCCCTCATAAGCCGGCCCCGGCTGCTCCTCCTGGATGAGCCCGCGGCCGGCATGAATGAAGCCGAGACCGAGGCCCTCATGGCCCTCATCCGGGAGATCCAGGCGGAATTCGACCTCACCATCCTCCTCATCGAGCATCAGATGCGGGTGGTCATGGGGCTGTGCCGGCGGATCACCGTGCTGGATTTCGGCGTGACCATTGCAGCCGGGGCGCCCGAGGAGATCCGGCACCATCCCCGGGTCCTGGAGGCCTATCTCGGCCGGGAGGAGCCCCTGCTGGCGGAGGGAGGCGGTTGAGGGTCATGATATTGCCGTTCCCCTTGACAGAGCTGCGCCCGGTCCCCTCACCTATCCAGGCTGAGCCGTCATGACCCACCCGCCCTTGCTCTCCGTGGAAGATCTGTGGATCGCCTATGACCGCATCCAGGCGGTGAGGGGGGTGTCCTTTGCCATTGCCGCCGGGGAGATCGTCACCCTCATCGGCGCCAACGGCGCGGGCAAATCCTCCATCCTGCGCACCCTGGCGGGACTGCAGCCCGCAGCCCGGGGGCGGGTGCTCTTCGCCGGCGAGGATCTGCTCTCCCTGCCGGCCCACCTGCGCACCCAGCGGGGCCTGGCCCTGGTGCCCGAAGGCCGGGGAATTTTCGGCACCCTGACGGTGTGGGAAAACCTCCGCCTGGCAGCCTACGCCCGGCGGGATGCGGAGATCGAGGCGGACCTGGAGCGGGTCTTCCAGCTCTTCCCCCGCCTGGCGGAGCGCCGCCACCAGTTGGGGGGGACCCTCTCCGGCGGGGAACAGCAGATGCTGGCCGTGGGCCGAGCCCTCATGAGTCGGGCCCGGCTCCTCCTTCTCGATGAGCCCTCCATGGGTTTGGCGCCGCTTTTGGTCCGGGAGATCTTCCGGGTCCTTTGGCGCCTCAACCTGGCCGGCGCCACCATTCTTTTGGTGGAGCAGAATGCCCGCCTGGCCCTGGAAATCGCCCACCGGGCCTATATCCTGGAGACCGGGGAGATCACCCTCGCGGGCCCTGCCGCCACCCTGAAAAACCACCCCCGGGTGCAGGCCGCTTATCTGGGCGGCTGAGCTGCTATTGCAGCGAGGGCCGGAAGCGGTAATTCCCTCCAGCCCAATATGGGGTGGGGGGAGAGGGGGCAGGGGCTCACAGTCCCTGGCCCTCTTTCCCACCTTTATTTTTCATATTATCTTTGGTGCAAAAAAAGCTGGAGCGCGCTGAGA carries:
- a CDS encoding branched-chain amino acid ABC transporter permease translates to MCPVHPLLRRLALPAGLLALAWILPASGLLNPYVVQVLMYVGINMILTLSLNLVNGYMGEFSVGHAGFMAVGAYTASVLTVWVVPAFLAPWLFPAVLLVGGASAALSGLVVAFPSFRTRGDYLAIVTLAFNMIVKSALENLEVLGGPRGFLGMPRLTTLPWVVAVVLVTLVLCRHLVYSNFGRGVVAIREDEVAASLTSVDTRRVKLYAFLVSAFLAGVAGGLYAHVLQFINPRSFSILKSTDMLVMVYLGGVGSLMGSLLGATLFTVLLELLRPLGLWRWVVGPLLLVLLMIFRPQGLMGFRDPRWLKEEELPPRPA
- a CDS encoding ABC transporter ATP-binding protein, with the translated sequence MLSVEDLWIAYDRIQAVRGVSFAIAAGEIVTLIGANGAGKSSILRTLAGLQPAARGRVLFAGEDLLSLPAHLRTQRGLALVPEGRGIFGTLTVWENLRLAAYARRDAEIEADLERVFQLFPRLAERRHQLGGTLSGGEQQMLAVGRALMSRARLLLLDEPSMGLAPLLVREIFRVLWRLNLAGATILLVEQNARLALEIAHRAYILETGEITLAGPAATLKNHPRVQAAYLGG
- a CDS encoding ABC transporter ATP-binding protein — translated: MTAILEIHDLTHHFGGLCALSGFSLSLSPGELAGLIGPNGAGKTTVFNLISGIYRPTSGSIRFLGEEITAWPSHRITAAGIARTFQNIRLFKEMSALDNVRLGAFARHDYSLLEALCRRGRFQAEERRWREEALTLLERLNLAHYAHVPARNLPYGEQRRLEIARALISRPRLLLLDEPAAGMNEAETEALMALIREIQAEFDLTILLIEHQMRVVMGLCRRITVLDFGVTIAAGAPEEIRHHPRVLEAYLGREEPLLAEGGG
- a CDS encoding serine hydrolase, which gives rise to MRAILLAALLSALLGAPAVRAADDDEGLVTAKAFVIMDAKTGRTLLALNPHLMLPPASTLKVMTALMVMERLRLDDKVTVSPYAAAAPASKINLQPGETLTVRDLLYALLLSSANDGARALAEKISGSEEAFAAEATRQMRAWGAYRTRLATANGLPAEGQYSTAEDLALLFRRAIQHPELAKIMATKYYTIPGDRELRNHDRFLFTTPLAQGGKTGFTRASRHTYVGRFKNGDQEIIIAMLGSSQKWADMRTLIEKGFELSGAPIAKMEPLEERLWFAKKHTGRYAQAAVRSKSKRSKAKVVTASITGSGSKKLNTTRKKKASRYKGGS
- a CDS encoding HAD family hydrolase; translation: MPLEAVLFDLYGTLVDIFTDEGDPVLYQELSKFLGYYGIRLAPEELAAKYQGYAAAQLRERPSPFGDIDVYQVFEAILLEGLGKQPERSLTLAVARLFRSLSRKHFRLFPDARPALVELKRRYRLGLVTDAQWVFSEPEIHILKISDFFDTIILSSRYFVRKPSPQIYAHALKALWLKPFQAVYVGNDLDNDVPGPLSLGMPVVLVDRGTLPPETPVPVLSDLRDLPSFLQTRYNS
- a CDS encoding thioredoxin family protein — encoded protein: MSTSVAWRADYDAALGEAKKSGRPLVVEFYLEGCPHCRRLAEETHTDARVAAALNDRFVPVRLEGRQHMDLVQKFGVRGAPTTLIVDATGKEMARLVGFHTPEEYLAELNKAA